The sequence below is a genomic window from Zhongshania aliphaticivorans.
CAACTGTTTCACCCCGCTTTTCAGAGTCTATTATTCGCCTTAATTTGCTCGCCCCGTTAAATTTTTCCCAAGCCTGTAACACAGTGATGCAAAAACAAGCCAGTGGCGGCGCGATCGTTAACATTGCCTCAGTGAGCGCAGTGAGACCCTCACCAGGTACGGCAGCCTATGGCGCGGCCAAGGCCGGCTTAGTCAGCCTTACCACCTCCCTCGCCGTAGAATGGGCGCCGAAAGTAAGAACAAATGCGATTATTGCCGGTTTAATTCGCACTGAGCAATCGCACTTACACTACGGCGATGAAGCAGGAATAGACGCCATAGCGGACACTATTCCGCTCGGCCGCTTAGCGATGCCCCAGGACATTGGCGATGCCTGTGTATTTTTAGCCAGCGATTTAGCAAGCTATATCAGCGGCTCAACACTGACAATTCACGGCGGCGGCGAAAAGCCCGCTTTTTTAGGCGCAGCAAACGCTGAGTGATTAAACTGGCGCTGGCGCCTTTTATATAGGTGACCAGCGCCAACCATCACTCTCTTCGGGTTCAAGCCACAAATCGGCCTACACACACTTCATTACGGTAACTAGCTATACCACCCTCGGTTAGCTCTAATAATCATCTACTGCTAAATCCTCTAGATTAAAACCCAAGATGAGGTACCAGCCCTGCAATCTCTCTTTATTAATTGCTTTTTGGCATCAATACGCGACCGTGAGGCGCTAGCCATGACACCGCAACAAATCAGCTGCATTCAAAAAAGCTTCCACACTATAAGCGCCGTCAGCCGCCCCTTTGCCCGACTCTATTACCTGCGCCTATTTCAATTGTCGCCTGAGCTAAAACGACACGTTAACAGCCAAGCCGATTATAAAGGTCGCAAACTTGTCGCCCTGCTCGGCACCGCTGTTCGCTCACTCGACAATATTGACGGCTTAAAAGTTGTTGTCAGCAGTCTGGGCCGCCGCTATGCCGCTCAAGGCTTGGGTGACCACCACTTCGCACTAATGTGTCAGGCATTACTTGAAACACTGGAAATAGCCCTAGGCGATGAATTTACCGGCGACGTTGCCGCCGCCTGGACTGCAGGCGGCGCACTGCTATTGGAAACAATCAGCGAATCCGCTGCAAAAACCACCTTAGAACACTGCCCCTGGGGTAAAGAAATTCCTATTGCCTTAGCCGTGGTCAGCTAAGCACAATAATTCGGGCAAAAAAAAGGCGCCACAAGAGCGCCTTAAATCGCGAATCGCTGGCACTAAGCAACTCTGACAATTTTTATGGTGTTGGTATGACCGTCAACACCTACCTCGTCGCCAGTAGTGGCAAGAATTAAATCACCGCTTTCCACATGGCCCCGCGCCTGAATTTTTTCAACACAGCTTGCAATTTCAATTCCCGCGGCCGGGCTGGATATCGCATATACGCCACGATACAAACTCACGCGATTACAGGTTGCCGGGTTTCGGCTAAAAGCGAAAATAGGAATTCCCGAGGTTAAGCGCGACATCAACAAAACCGTGCGCCCGGTTTCTGTCATCGACACAATCGCCTTTACACCGACCTGATGGTTTGCTGCGTAAACAGCGCTCATAGCCACAGTTTCTTCTACAGAATCAAATTTACGCTCAATTCGATAACTTGATTTCCTCGCCGAGGGGTACAATTCCGCGCCTTCGCAATTGCGCGCCATTGCCTTAACCGTCTCTACCGGATACATACCGGAAGCCGTTTCGGCCGACAGCATAACGGCGTCAGTGCCGTCCAATACCGCGTTGGCAACGTCAAACACTTCGGCGCGGGTTGGAACCGGGCAACTAATCATAGACTCCATCATCTGCGTTGCAGTAATCACCGGCCGATTCAAAACCCTCGCCCGCTTGATAATATGCTTTTGCAAGCCAATTAAACTGGCGTCGCCAATTTCTACGCCCAGATCACCCCGTGCCACCATTACACCGTCGCAGGCGCGAATCAGATCATCGAGATGTTCGTCATTTGCCACCGCTTCGGCGCGTTCGATTTTGCCAATAATATGGGCAAAGCAACCCGCCGCCTCAAGCTTTTGACGAGCATCGATAATATCTTCTGCGCTACTGGGAAAGGACACCGCAATAAAATCGAGGCCGATATCAGCCGCAAGTTTAATATCTTCCATATCTTTGTCGGTCAGCGCGGGTGCCGACAGGCCGCCGCCCAAACGATTAATGCCTTTACGGGAATGCAGCTTGCCTACGCTTTCGGAGCGGCAATGTACTTTTTCTCCGACAACCCGATCTACCAGCAAACGCAAGCGGCCATCGTCTAGCAGCAGCGTATCACCCGCCGTCACCGAGCGCGCCAAGGGTTCGTAATCGACACCGAGGTGATAGTCACTGCCCTCACCGTCGGCCAGCTCGGTGTCCAAAATCACTTCCGTGCCCTTTTTCAGCTCCACGGGATCAACGGCTAATTTGCGCAGCCGAATTTTCGGGCCTTGCAAATCACCCAATATTCCCACAAAGCACTTAGCCTCTTCTGCCAATTCACGGATTAACAGCGCCCGCGCGCGATGCTCATCGCCGTTGCCGTGGGAGAAATTCAACCGAAATACATTCACCCCGGCGCTAATCATCTCAGCGAGCACTTCGCGAGAATCACAAGCGGGTCCGACCGTGGCCACAATTTTAGTACGACGCATGAAAACCGCTATCCTTTAAATAAATAGTAAGTTAAAGCCCTATGTTACACCCCTCACCTTGCGACAGCGACATATCGCACGATCAGTTTTAGCAGCAAAGACATACCGCCGTTTATTCAGACATAAAAAAACCCGGCAATGCCGGGTTTTAAAACTAACTCACATCAGGTTTAAACGAAGTAATCGCCGTTATCCATGCCCAAATCAACGCCACCTAAATTACGCGCAAAGCTGGTGGGGTTATTGGCAACATGCGCTCTAGCAGTGTGGATATCTAAAAATCGCTGCTGGATCTCGCTACCTAGAAATACTGACTGGCCGCCAGCTACTTCAAACAGGGAGTCGACAATGGCAATACTTTTACTAATCACTAAAGAGGCGTGGTAGCGGTAACGCACCCTATCTTCCACGGGCACCGGCTGCCCGGCTTCGGCTAAGGCCATCATGGCATCGAAGTTGCGGAATAACAGCGCTTCCATTTCGTCAATGCCATTCACCGCTGCAGCAATACGCTCTTGCACCTGAGTATCACCGGCGAGCTTAGTTGGGTCGCCGCTGGCCTTGTTCAGTACCGCATGTTTATACAGTTCAACCGCGGCCTTACACGCGCCAATCGCTGGCGTGCAAACCACGCGAATAAAGGTTTGAGCCCAGGGTAATTGATATAAAGGCGCTGTGTTTACCGCCTGTCCTGGATTCGTACAGGCAAAGCCGTCGCTCTGTTTATGGGTCATATAATCGGGAACAAAGGCATCTTTCACCTCTATGTCATTACTGCCCGTACCCTCTAAGCCCATCGACCGCCAGGTATCAATAATCTGATAATCCCCCTTGGGAACAAGGAATGTGCGGTAACCGTCGCCAGGAATTATCGCGCCCAATAGCGCCCATGTGCAGTGATCGCTACCACTAGACCAACCCCAGCGGCCACTCAGTTTAAAGCCGCCGTCGACAACAGTGACCTTACCCATTGGCGCATAAGACGATGAAACGCGTGTATGAATATTATCGCCCCAAATAGCTTGCTGGGCACGATCATCCATCACCGCTATTTGAAACGCGTGCACCGCGATAATACCGCTGGCCCAAGCCGTCGACATACAGGCTTCTGCGAGCGCGATTTGCATACGGAAAAAATCTTGGGGAGACAATTCCAAACCGCCGTAACGCTTTGGCTGTAAAGCCAAGAAAAAGCCCAGCTCCTGCAATTCATCAATTGAAGCCTGCGGCACTTTGCGCAATGCTTTAGTCTCTGCCGCGCGCTCGCGCAAACGCGGTTGCATCGCGGTTATAGCAGCCATCATCTCGGCAACGATTGAGCTCTTGGCTGCGTCTTTAGCTTGCGCTTCGCCCATACTGTATCTCCTGTCATTATCTTCAATTGCACCACAGGGTGCTGCTTTCGCTAGGCCTTAATACTTGTGGTTTAAGCGTCGGGCATATTAAATTTGTGACCCCACAAACTCGGCAAGCTCGTTACCGTTGGCGTAAAGCCTTCCCAATTCATTTGTAGACCGTCGGTGCCGAATTCCATTGCAAACCCAGCAGGCGTCGCCATATAAAAGGACAGCATATTGTCGTTGGTGTGTCGGCCTAAGCTAGACACTATCGGGATACCGGCTGCCTGAACGCGATCAAGACAATACCCAACTTCGTCTACGTCAGTAACTTCGAGCATCAAATGCACACAAGCAACTGGGTTCGCCGCATCTTCATATAGCGCTAAGCTGTGGTGACGCGGATTATTAACATGCATAAAATTCAAGCCTTGACCCGGATCGTTCGGGTCAGGCGAAAAGTGAAAATGCATGTAATCGCTGTCGCCAAAACCCAAAACGTCGGTGTAAAAAGCGTGGGTCTCAGCCAGCTTGGACGCTGGCAATACGGCATGACCAAAGCCCATATCACCGTTAAAGCCTGTTTCAAAGCCAGAGATTCCCTGGGGTGAAATAAACTTGCCGTAATCCAGCTCGCCACCCCAATACAACTCTAGCTCGTTGCCGGAGGGGTCTTGCAACTGAATTAAACCGCGCACGCGACGCGATTTGGCACGGGCAGCAGATCCTTCAGTGAATTCAATACCCGCGGCCTGCAATTCTTCCTTTGCTTGTTTAAAGCCGGCTTCGTCGGCTAGCTCCCAACCGCAGTAACGAAGGCGGTTTTGTTCCGCTTTCACTATGGCAAAGCGATAAGGCCGCTGATCCATCTTAAGGTAGACGCTACCGTCGTCACTCGGCACGTTCATCAACCCCAGTATATTTGTACCGTAATCCAGCCATTCCGAGGGATTAGTCGATTCAATAACAACATAACCTAAGCTGCGAACATCCATCATTTATTCCTTTATTATCAAAGCTGGCGAGCCACGCTGTTTAGGTATTGCGCAGCGCGTAATCCACCACATATTCACGACGCTCGGCAAATACTTCCGGCACGTCAGCAACATTAACGTAAAACTGTTGATACCACTGACGTAGGCGATTTATCGGGCCATCGCCATCACACAGTACCGGATTGTCGACTCGCGTTTTGGTATGCCATATATGTACATCTTGAAAGAAGGCCGTGCGATTCTGCTCCGTATACTGGCGCGCCATTTCATTATTTTGTTCATCGCTCATGCCCGCAATTTTCTTCACGGCAACACCAAACCGCAAATCAAAACTATTCAGATCAATCGGCACATGCGTCACTAGCAAACGTGACGCGACCTCCATACCCTCGACCTGCCCAGTCATATACGTGTTCATATACGCGGGGCCGTGGTAAGTCGCCTCTGACTGCAATTCACCATCTTCAGCTAGCAACTCAGAACCACCGGTTAACTGCTGGCAGTAGGTGTGTTTGTAAACAATATTTTTAAACTCTTTAATTGGCGCGCCATGTATTGGGCCAAAATGGGCGACGTCAGCCATATTATCAATCAGCTCACGCGCATTAGTATTAATGCTCATCACATCCATTTGCCAAATTGTCCACTCGTCGCTGAATACGTCATCAATACGCGGCGGGCGCTGTTCTTCGATCGGCGGATTCCCTTCAGGATCAAACCACATAAACAGCAAGTGATTTTCTTCCAAGGTGGGGTATGAGCGAATCACGGCCTTGGCAGGTATACGCTTAGCGTAGGGAATATCATCACAGACGCCGTCAGCACCCCAGCGCCAAGCATGGAATGGGCAGCGGATCGAATTACCCTCGACACAACCTTCGCTCAGGTCTGCCCCCATATGCGGGCAATAGCCGTCTAGCACATGCATTTCGCCATCTTCACCGCGATAGGCAACCAAACGCGTGCCAAAATAGTTGAGCTTAACGGGTGTGCTGGTATATTCACTGGCCAAGCCGAGGCAATACCAACCACGCGCATAGCGGTCAGGTAATTCTGCCGCTTCAATAATATGCGGCTGACGCGACACTGGCGCTGGCTGACTCATGGTAATTCTCCTGATTAAACTCTGATCGCAATGGACTTAGCATGGTGAAAAATTCTCACACATGCCCCCACGCCGCACCATCCTCCGTTTAGACGACCTGAGAAATCACTGTAATCATCTGTTTTTTATAATTATTTTCATAATAAATCGCCGCTAAATAGAAGTGTTTAGAATCTCCCGGCAAAATGGCTCAGATGCGACGAATGCGCGCATACTCTGCGACACATTATTCGCACACCTAAATTATTAAAGTAAAGCGGCCCAAACGCCAGATACAAAAAAGCCCTCGTACGAGGGCTTTTTATCAGTGTAAAACCGCCACCGCAGTGACGGAAACACTTATCTCACAAACAGCATTTCGGCATATTTAGGCAGCGGCCAAAGATCATCTGCAACCAAGCCCTCAAGGGCGTCAGCATGCTCGCGCACTTCTAACATTAAGCTGCGCAAAGTGCCCGCCGCATACTGCATATGCGCCTCAGTTGACTCAAAGTCATGAACAGCCAAAGCGGCATTCAACGTCGCTACTGCAGCCATCATGGCATTGGCTTCATTCGCTACTGCGGTCGCCACACTGTTATCTAGTTTGATACCCAAGGACGACATTGCAGTGCTGGTGGTCGTCAGCTGCGACAGGTACTCGACAGCCGCGGGGTAAATACTCGTTGTGGCCATATCAACCACTAACTTACCCTCTACCTCAATCGCTAGCAGGTACTGCTCTGAGTAAACTTCGAAGCGGCTTTCTAGCTCAACAGGCGTGAATACACCGGTGCTTGAGAACAGCTTAACAATCGCCTCGTCACGCAAGTACGGTAGCGCATCAGCGGTCGTTGGCAGATTTTTCAAGCCACGATCTTCTACTGCAGCGCGGTGCCATTCAGCAGAGTAACCGTCGCCACCAAAAATAACATTGCTGTGTTTTTCCATCAGCACTTTAAGTACTTTGATCGCCGCTTCAGCGA
It includes:
- a CDS encoding globin domain-containing protein; protein product: MTPQQISCIQKSFHTISAVSRPFARLYYLRLFQLSPELKRHVNSQADYKGRKLVALLGTAVRSLDNIDGLKVVVSSLGRRYAAQGLGDHHFALMCQALLETLEIALGDEFTGDVAAAWTAGGALLLETISESAAKTTLEHCPWGKEIPIALAVVS
- the pyk gene encoding pyruvate kinase codes for the protein MRRTKIVATVGPACDSREVLAEMISAGVNVFRLNFSHGNGDEHRARALLIRELAEEAKCFVGILGDLQGPKIRLRKLAVDPVELKKGTEVILDTELADGEGSDYHLGVDYEPLARSVTAGDTLLLDDGRLRLLVDRVVGEKVHCRSESVGKLHSRKGINRLGGGLSAPALTDKDMEDIKLAADIGLDFIAVSFPSSAEDIIDARQKLEAAGCFAHIIGKIERAEAVANDEHLDDLIRACDGVMVARGDLGVEIGDASLIGLQKHIIKRARVLNRPVITATQMMESMISCPVPTRAEVFDVANAVLDGTDAVMLSAETASGMYPVETVKAMARNCEGAELYPSARKSSYRIERKFDSVEETVAMSAVYAANHQVGVKAIVSMTETGRTVLLMSRLTSGIPIFAFSRNPATCNRVSLYRGVYAISSPAAGIEIASCVEKIQARGHVESGDLILATTGDEVGVDGHTNTIKIVRVA
- a CDS encoding acyl-CoA dehydrogenase family protein; translation: MGEAQAKDAAKSSIVAEMMAAITAMQPRLRERAAETKALRKVPQASIDELQELGFFLALQPKRYGGLELSPQDFFRMQIALAEACMSTAWASGIIAVHAFQIAVMDDRAQQAIWGDNIHTRVSSSYAPMGKVTVVDGGFKLSGRWGWSSGSDHCTWALLGAIIPGDGYRTFLVPKGDYQIIDTWRSMGLEGTGSNDIEVKDAFVPDYMTHKQSDGFACTNPGQAVNTAPLYQLPWAQTFIRVVCTPAIGACKAAVELYKHAVLNKASGDPTKLAGDTQVQERIAAAVNGIDEMEALLFRNFDAMMALAEAGQPVPVEDRVRYRYHASLVISKSIAIVDSLFEVAGGQSVFLGSEIQQRFLDIHTARAHVANNPTSFARNLGGVDLGMDNGDYFV
- a CDS encoding VOC family protein, whose protein sequence is MMDVRSLGYVVIESTNPSEWLDYGTNILGLMNVPSDDGSVYLKMDQRPYRFAIVKAEQNRLRYCGWELADEAGFKQAKEELQAAGIEFTEGSAARAKSRRVRGLIQLQDPSGNELELYWGGELDYGKFISPQGISGFETGFNGDMGFGHAVLPASKLAETHAFYTDVLGFGDSDYMHFHFSPDPNDPGQGLNFMHVNNPRHHSLALYEDAANPVACVHLMLEVTDVDEVGYCLDRVQAAGIPIVSSLGRHTNDNMLSFYMATPAGFAMEFGTDGLQMNWEGFTPTVTSLPSLWGHKFNMPDA
- a CDS encoding SDR family oxidoreductase, producing MQASLDYSGKVVIVTGGGKGVGRGISERFLSLGATVFICGRTTPEKLPQVGGNIAIFHSIDVRDVDAILSFVEHIAATHGRIDVLINNAGGAPAAEAATVSPRFSESIIRLNLLAPLNFSQACNTVMQKQASGGAIVNIASVSAVRPSPGTAAYGAAKAGLVSLTTSLAVEWAPKVRTNAIIAGLIRTEQSHLHYGDEAGIDAIADTIPLGRLAMPQDIGDACVFLASDLASYISGSTLTIHGGGEKPAFLGAANAE
- a CDS encoding Rieske 2Fe-2S domain-containing protein; this encodes MSQPAPVSRQPHIIEAAELPDRYARGWYCLGLASEYTSTPVKLNYFGTRLVAYRGEDGEMHVLDGYCPHMGADLSEGCVEGNSIRCPFHAWRWGADGVCDDIPYAKRIPAKAVIRSYPTLEENHLLFMWFDPEGNPPIEEQRPPRIDDVFSDEWTIWQMDVMSINTNARELIDNMADVAHFGPIHGAPIKEFKNIVYKHTYCQQLTGGSELLAEDGELQSEATYHGPAYMNTYMTGQVEGMEVASRLLVTHVPIDLNSFDLRFGVAVKKIAGMSDEQNNEMARQYTEQNRTAFFQDVHIWHTKTRVDNPVLCDGDGPINRLRQWYQQFYVNVADVPEVFAERREYVVDYALRNT